The proteins below are encoded in one region of Carcharodon carcharias isolate sCarCar2 chromosome 2, sCarCar2.pri, whole genome shotgun sequence:
- the LOC121271647 gene encoding uncharacterized protein LOC121271647 → MEHKKGFRHNVLPHYLSVLTSVVSLADIAICACGQELSETEEARWRDEVNLAYMEIQEAVNDGRKIQDDVDSETEDTPLKKFQDEVESVRRNLQDVEMDLILQELKKEKLRDQLQNCQAKLLHSTETLNRTNALKAEKETFRNMGFGLILIPFIGIPMVLSSSREVKRCEDLIQKESKAKQELEKEWDQEELNLKACYEKIKELKQKRVECESLREKEKKLLTLEGEVAVLCDTQREVGDHLNYLTELKGPLELLHRQCTEDTFYGIKGVKGFLQNIFTCIQQQGFDTEWLSDCRLHTKLLELEEKIPKFNSIYNI, encoded by the exons ATGGAACATAAGAAAGGTTTCAGGCACAACGTTTTACCACATTATCTAAGCGTGCTAACATCAGTCGTGTCTCTCGCCGATATTGCCATTTGCGCTTGTGGGCAAGAGCTCAGTGAGACAGAGGAGGCGAGATggagagatgaggtgaatttagCCTACATGGAAATTCAGGAGGCAGTGAACGATGGAAGGAAGATCCAAGATGATGtggacagtgagactgaggataCTCCTTTGAAGAAATTTCAGGATGAGGTAGAGAGCGTGAGAAGGAACCTGCAGGATGTGGAAATGGATTTAATATTACAGGAACTTAAAAAAGAGAAGCTGAGAGATCAGCTTCAGAATTGTCAGGCTAAACTATTGCACTCAACAGAGACTCTGAACAGAACTAACGCTCTGAAAGCTGAGAAAGAAACGTTTCGTAACATGGGCTTTGGGCTGATTCTCATCCCCTTCATTG GGATCCCAATGGTTCTCAGCAGCTCCAGAGAAGTCAAACGCTGTGAGGATTTGATTCAAAAGGAGAGCAAAGCCAAGCAAGAGTTGGAGAAGGAATGGGACCAAGAGGAACTGAATCTGAAAGCGTGCTACGAAAAGATTAAAGAACTGAAACAAAAGAGGGTGGAATGTGAGAGCTTGCGAGAGAAGGAAAAGAAGCTGTTGACTTTGGAGGGAGAGGTAGCTGTGTtatgtgacacacagagagaagtGGGTGACCATCTGAATTACCTCACCGAGCTCAAGGGTCCGCTGGAGCTGTTACACCGTCAGTGCACCGAGGACACCTTCTACGGGATAAAAGGGGTCAAAGGCTTTCTGCAGAATATCTTCACCTGCATCCAACAGCAGGGCTTCGATACCGAGTGGCTGAGTGATTGCCGACTTCACACGAAACTCCTGGAGCTAGAGGAGAAAATCCCAAAGTTTAACAGCATTTATAACATATAG